One part of the Rhipicephalus microplus isolate Deutch F79 unplaced genomic scaffold, USDA_Rmic scaffold_26, whole genome shotgun sequence genome encodes these proteins:
- the LOC142786561 gene encoding uncharacterized protein LOC142786561 gives MYNMDFVKPPPPLRTNGEISKNWQGFKQRFELFLTASETSGKPRKEATKTALLLSIAGEEAIEIFNTFEYQQEEDSSDYKTVVQKFDAYFAGQSNEVHERYVFRSRIQKPGEPFEHFVRDLKTQAASCNFGSLKESMIRDQIVYGTTDSNLREKLLRDNNLTLQKAELAGKAAEAAAGHQEVWARELKEVDPVGVAPIDKTFSPGPAFSKCLRCGRKHAPRSCPAFGMKCRKCHRRNHFAICCKTTTEVHELRGSEDNFDILDVSNLGKIPRDWTVRAQIKNLPVNLKVDTGAQANLLPLSCYLKMRPQPPLNPSSAVLRSYGGGAIQHVGVIRTEVTLNDSTSVLDFFIVRKGRQAILGLQACQLMRLVPRVYSVSKSNHECIFDEFRHLFTGTGCVQRAYKMVLRDGPIPVVQAARRVPVALQEPLKMELDRMQRASIITKVTEPTDWGSSSSWPTCSREPQAGKRVTPTATR, from the exons ATGTACAACATGGATTTTGTGAAGCCACCGCCCCCACTACGTACTAATGGGGAAATCAGCAAGAACTGGCAGGGCTTCAAGCAGCGCTTCGAGTTGTTCTTGACCGCGTCGGAGACCAGTGGCAAACCCCGAAAGGAAGCAACAAAGACTGCCCTCCTCCTAAGTATCGCAGGTGAGGAAGCCATTGAGATCTTTAACACGTTCGAATACCAGCAAGAGGAGGATAGCAGCGATTACAAAACAGTCGTGCAGAAGTTCGATGCATATTTTGCCGGACAGAGTAACGAAGTGCACGAACGCTATGTATTTCGCTCAAGGATCCAGAAGCCGGGAGAACCCTTCGAACATTTTGTGAGGGATCTGAAAACGCAGGCAGCATCGTGCAACTTTGGCAGTCTTAAGGAGTCGATGATCAGAGACCAGATCGTTTACGGGACTACTGACAGCAACCTTCGAGAAAAGCTGTTAAGGGACAACAATTTGACACTACAAAAGGCCGAGCTGGCAGGTAAAGCCGCAGAAGCAGCAGCGGGACACCAAGAAGTTTGGGCACGCGAACTGAAAGAAGTAGATCCGGTAGGCGTGGCTCCTATTGACAAAACTTTTTCGCCAGGACCCGCCTTTTCTAAGTGTCTGAGATGTGGGCGCAAGCATGCACCACGAAGCTGTCCAGCGTTCGGGATGAAGTGCCGGAAGTGCCACAGGCGCAACCATTTCGCCATATGCTGCAAAACAACCACGGAAGTTCACGAGCTCCGAGGCTCCGAAGACAACTTTGACATTCTGGACGTGTCAAATTTAGGCAAAATTCCACGCGACTGGACGGTGCGAGCTCAAATCAAGAACCTGCCAGTAAACCTAAAAGTCGACACGGGAGCACAAGCAAATTTGCTGCCTTTGAGCTGCTACCTCAAGATGCGCCCTCAACCGCCGCTGAATCCAAGTAGCGCGGTGTTACGTTCGTATGGAGGAGGGGCAATTCAGCACGTCGGGGTCATACGTACCGAAGTCACACTGAATGACTCGACCTCAGTACTGGATTTTTTCATCGTGCGGAAGGGGCGTCAAGCGATCCTCGGACTTCAAGCATGCCAACTCATGAGGCTTGTGCCGCGTGTTTACAGCGTGTCTAAAAGCAACCATGAGTGCATCTTTGACGAAtttcgccatctgttcaccggaaCCGGGTGCGTGCAACGAGCATACAAgatggtgttacgtgacggccCCATACCCGTCGTCCAGGCCGCACGGCGTGTTCCAGTGGCCTTACAAGAACCCCTCAAGATGGAATTGGACCGCATGCAACGAGCCAGCATTATCACGAAGGTGACCGAGCCTACAGACTGG GGAAGCAGCTCGTCCTGGCCGACATGCTCTCGAGAGCCACAAGCAGGCAAGCGGGTGACACCGACAGCGACGAGGTAG